In the genome of Pelorhabdus rhamnosifermentans, one region contains:
- a CDS encoding replication initiation protein yields the protein MEFEKLVTAALKPKGLIARPNQLIRLDGIIGRRDPLTELQRKMITAIISLRHKTEQFESQRTTYKMGIDEFLNICDIHQEDIYSYLTNEIEKVLKKGVSLYDEINKKLTHTLWFQAIEYDDKEITFQFAEKMLPLIIKFAPNDTEYELAKRLQYKGKHTLAVFDIIWPWRSRGLTELSIPELMQQLSLEHTRYSYGQLKLRVLEPSLEEIYAWDDAIFVRFGPTFSGRRVEGVWFEVTVGEKARKLRKKEPEFKFLLPEEKPTKAN from the coding sequence ATGGAATTTGAAAAATTGGTCACTGCAGCTCTCAAACCGAAAGGATTAATCGCTAGGCCGAATCAATTGATACGGTTGGATGGTATCATTGGCCGACGGGATCCGCTTACAGAACTGCAGAGAAAAATGATTACTGCGATAATTTCTTTACGGCATAAGACGGAACAATTTGAGTCCCAGAGAACAACATACAAAATGGGAATTGATGAATTTCTAAATATTTGTGATATACATCAGGAAGATATTTATTCATATCTGACCAATGAAATCGAAAAAGTATTGAAAAAAGGTGTCTCATTATATGATGAAATCAATAAAAAACTGACTCACACCTTATGGTTTCAAGCCATCGAGTACGATGACAAGGAAATAACGTTTCAATTTGCTGAAAAAATGCTGCCTTTAATTATTAAATTTGCGCCGAACGATACTGAGTACGAGTTGGCGAAGAGGCTACAGTATAAAGGCAAGCATACGTTAGCTGTTTTCGATATTATTTGGCCATGGAGATCAAGGGGCCTAACTGAACTTTCTATTCCGGAGCTGATGCAGCAATTATCCTTGGAACATACCCGTTATTCTTATGGCCAGTTAAAACTTCGCGTTTTAGAGCCTTCGCTTGAAGAGATCTATGCTTGGGACGATGCCATATTCGTACGTTTTGGACCAACTTTTTCGGGGCGCAGGGTGGAAGGCGTTTGGTTTGAAGTTACGGTGGGCGAAAAGGCCAGGAAACTGAGAAAAAAGGAACCGGAGTTTAAATTTTTACTTCCGGAAGAAAAACCGACTAAAGCCAATTAA
- a CDS encoding molybdopterin-dependent oxidoreductase yields MKKEWKTQNEDGSYTVRTCCWSPPGDHPVGCGLKLTVKDNKLIKVEGDEEHPITQGRVCVRALSLPEFVHHPQRITSPMKRAHEDRGKDKWTKISWDEAWDIIVPKIKELKEKHGAESIVVFGGTGREACLYYYPLGFASIGTPNVCYPQSGWSCYGPRCSITDYILGAGYPELDYAGTYPDRYDNPNYVLPKYVIEWGKNPLMSNGDGFFGHALIDLMKRGTKIISVDPQITWLGTRSAYVLQLRPGSDTALALGLLNVIINEDLYDHDFVDNWCYGFDELKERVQEYPPEKVAEITWVPKEKIIEVAREFATNHPSSIQWGLAVDQNPNGVQLGHAILTLGAITGNLDVPGGITVGPPAALLGKWRVETRSNLSDELWDKRIGAKEWPALSTAMATTHPDETLDTLETGKPYKLRMGWFNSSNFITPTCSAAPDRWYRALKSLEFNVVQDCFMTPTAMAFGDIFLPLPTVAEHDGVVVTHYGRNAVFLGAMNKALEVGDCKSDIEVCIELGKKLHPNMWPFDSVEDFFSKQLKPELGIDFNELREIGLYQPKYTYKKYETGQLRGDGEPGFNTVTGMVELSSTLFEAWGDDALPYYKEPPYSPYSTPELFKEYPLILTTGARTFATFHSEHRQISTLREITPYPVMNIHPETAAQLGIKEGDWVCIENMFGKAKEKAHLTPCIHPKVVHAEHGWWYPEQKAEEPNLYGVWKSNINTLVPHKQIGKLGFGAPFKQMICKVYRVDSLESDVGFEA; encoded by the coding sequence GTCACCGCCAGGAGATCATCCCGTCGGATGCGGCTTGAAATTGACGGTCAAGGACAACAAACTGATCAAAGTTGAAGGGGATGAAGAACATCCTATTACGCAAGGCCGGGTATGCGTCAGAGCCCTGTCACTGCCTGAATTTGTCCATCATCCGCAACGTATTACGAGCCCAATGAAGCGTGCCCATGAGGATCGCGGTAAAGACAAATGGACGAAGATCTCTTGGGACGAAGCTTGGGACATTATTGTTCCTAAGATAAAGGAACTTAAAGAAAAGCACGGTGCTGAGTCGATCGTTGTATTCGGTGGAACCGGACGGGAAGCTTGCTTGTATTACTATCCACTGGGATTTGCTTCGATTGGTACTCCTAACGTATGTTATCCCCAAAGCGGTTGGTCCTGCTACGGCCCGAGGTGCTCGATTACGGACTATATTTTGGGTGCGGGATATCCGGAACTTGACTATGCCGGAACCTATCCGGACCGTTATGACAACCCGAACTATGTATTGCCGAAGTATGTCATTGAATGGGGCAAAAATCCTTTGATGTCCAATGGGGACGGTTTCTTCGGCCATGCTTTGATTGATTTGATGAAACGCGGAACGAAGATCATCTCTGTAGACCCGCAGATCACATGGCTTGGCACCAGATCGGCCTATGTGTTGCAATTGCGGCCTGGGAGCGATACAGCTCTTGCTCTTGGTTTGTTAAACGTCATAATCAATGAAGATCTCTATGATCATGATTTTGTTGATAATTGGTGCTATGGGTTTGACGAACTGAAGGAACGTGTTCAAGAATATCCACCGGAAAAAGTGGCTGAAATCACCTGGGTTCCTAAAGAAAAAATTATAGAAGTAGCCCGGGAATTTGCAACCAATCACCCTTCGTCCATTCAGTGGGGCTTGGCAGTCGACCAAAACCCGAATGGCGTTCAGTTAGGACATGCGATTCTTACTCTTGGCGCGATTACTGGCAATCTCGACGTGCCTGGCGGCATCACGGTAGGGCCACCTGCTGCTTTACTTGGAAAATGGCGTGTGGAAACTAGGAGCAATCTGTCGGATGAGCTCTGGGATAAACGGATCGGTGCCAAAGAGTGGCCTGCACTAAGTACTGCTATGGCTACGACACATCCGGATGAAACCTTGGATACTTTGGAAACTGGTAAACCTTATAAACTAAGAATGGGCTGGTTTAACAGCAGTAACTTTATTACTCCTACCTGTTCGGCAGCACCTGACAGATGGTATCGGGCTTTAAAATCTTTAGAGTTCAACGTTGTGCAGGATTGTTTCATGACTCCGACAGCAATGGCATTTGGCGATATCTTCCTACCGCTGCCTACGGTTGCTGAACATGATGGCGTAGTTGTAACTCACTATGGCCGTAATGCCGTGTTCTTAGGTGCCATGAACAAGGCTCTGGAAGTTGGCGACTGCAAATCTGACATCGAAGTCTGCATTGAATTGGGTAAAAAACTTCACCCGAATATGTGGCCATTCGATAGTGTGGAAGATTTCTTCAGCAAACAGCTGAAGCCGGAATTGGGAATTGACTTCAATGAACTTAGGGAAATTGGCTTATATCAGCCGAAATACACTTATAAAAAATATGAGACAGGCCAATTGCGCGGCGATGGCGAGCCTGGATTCAACACCGTTACTGGCATGGTTGAGTTGAGTTCGACCTTATTCGAAGCGTGGGGCGATGACGCTTTGCCATACTATAAAGAACCTCCCTACAGCCCGTACAGCACTCCGGAATTGTTCAAAGAATATCCGTTGATCCTTACGACCGGAGCAAGAACATTTGCGACTTTCCATTCGGAACATAGGCAAATTTCAACTTTGCGCGAAATTACGCCATATCCTGTTATGAATATTCATCCGGAGACAGCAGCTCAGCTTGGTATTAAAGAAGGCGACTGGGTCTGCATCGAAAACATGTTTGGTAAGGCAAAAGAAAAAGCGCATCTGACACCATGTATCCATCCGAAAGTTGTTCATGCCGAACATGGCTGGTGGTATCCTGAGCAGAAGGCTGAAGAGCCCAATCTGTATGGCGTATGGAAATCTAATATTAACACTTTGGTGCCTCATAAACAGATAGGAAAACTTGGTTTCGGCGCACCATTCAAACAAATGATCTGCAAGGTTTACAGAGTAGATTCTTTGGAATCTGATGTCGGATTTGAAGCGTAA
- a CDS encoding 4Fe-4S dicluster domain-containing protein has product MARNGLLIDYEYCTGCHSCEVSCKNEHNIPHGQWGIKLTEVGPFKINEDKYEWDYVPVPTSYCDLCEDRVAKGEKPACVLHCLGACMEYGPVEELAKKAEAKGKKVAIFTP; this is encoded by the coding sequence ATGGCACGTAACGGTTTGTTGATTGACTATGAGTATTGCACAGGTTGCCATAGCTGCGAAGTTTCTTGCAAAAACGAACATAATATTCCTCATGGTCAATGGGGAATCAAACTAACTGAGGTAGGTCCTTTTAAAATTAACGAAGATAAATATGAGTGGGATTATGTTCCTGTTCCTACTTCTTACTGTGATTTATGTGAAGACCGGGTAGCAAAAGGTGAAAAACCAGCTTGCGTTCTTCATTGCTTAGGCGCCTGTATGGAATACGGACCAGTGGAAGAACTGGCTAAAAAAGCAGAAGCAAAAGGGAAAAAAGTAGCAATATTTACTCCCTGA